From Oreochromis niloticus isolate F11D_XX linkage group LG14, O_niloticus_UMD_NMBU, whole genome shotgun sequence, one genomic window encodes:
- the LOC100690717 gene encoding multidrug and toxin extrusion protein 1 has translation MERSGGKLFCCRQVCHRVPVAHREELYHILKMTGPLLLSRILNYLLPFVVTMFCGRLGNDVMAGYGLASATINVTTAATGYGLGLACDTLVSQTFGAKNLLRVGVILQRGIIILLLFCLPCWGLLINAQAILLCVGQGPEVARIAQLYITAFLPAVPAMFLHHLQVSYLQNQGIILPQMYSAALANIANVVTNYIFIHWLDLGVGGSAAANTLSQIYICTFLFAYIWWKRLHVTTWGGWSVESLQDWSSYMKLAIPSTLMKCFEWWVYEFGGFFAGMLSENELAAQHAVMMVAVITYMFPLGIQAAACARVGNALGAGDTGRALLTSKMSLTLAGGIAVVEGLVLGSIKTVIGFVFTSDEKIIGLVSQLMNAYCFLQFFDGLVCVCTGIFLGTGKQKIPAVANFIGYYCIGLSLSITLTFVAKLRVLGFWLGLLVCVILQSTFYIIIIFKLNWEQITEKAVKRAQKNPSLLGRATVTGTVDNSTQDQTSSNLMDGYISVSTECQDRGTVVQDRDVTQKLKGSRLSITQLILRRGLIMFAAVALLALGAGVHFLVPLPETNSTVDSINTTYTPDQIFSTMLVPDEESE, from the exons ATGGAGAGGTCCGGCGGCAAACTTTTTTGTTGTAGACAGGTGTGCCACAGGGTTCCTGTGGCCCACAGAGAGGAACTGTACCACATCCTGAAGATGACAGGGCCTCTG CTGCTCTCTCGAATCCTCAATTACCTGCTTCCGTTTGTGGTTACGATGTTCTGTGGCCGTCTGGGAAATGACGTGATGGCTGGCTATGGATTAGCTTCTGCT ACAATTAATGTTACCACTGCAGCAACAGGATATGGTCTGGGACTGGCATGTGATACTTTGGTGTCTCAG ACTTTTGGTGCTAAAAATCTACTCCGGGTGGGCGTGATCCTTCAGCGGGGCATAATCATCCTCTTGTTGTTCTGTCTGCCTTGCTGGGGTCTCCTCATTAATGCTCAGGCCATCCTACTATGTGTGGGCCAGGGCCCTGAGGTGGCCAG AATAGCCCAGCTGTATATTACTGCCTTCCTTCCTGCTGTACCA GCAATGTTTCTACATCATCTTCAGGTGTCTTACCTGCAGAACCAG GGAATAATACTGCCACAAATGTATAGTGCTGCTCTGGCAAACATTGCAAATGTGGTGACAAACTATATTTTTATTCACTGGCTGGATCTGGGTGTTGG TGGCTCTGCAGCTGCAAATACTCTGTCTCAGATTTACATCTGTACTTTTCTGTTTGCTTACATTTGGTGGAAGAGGCTTCATGTAACAACATGGGGAG GCTGGTCTGTAGAATCACTGCAGGACTGGAGCTCCTACATGAAGCTGGCTATTCCCAGTACAttaatgaaatgctttgagtggTGGGTTTATGAGTTTGGGGGATTCTTTGCag GAATGCTGAGCGAAAATGAGCTGGCAGCCCAGCATGCTGTCATGATGGTGGCTGTCATAACATATATG TTCCCTCTTGGTATTCAAGCTGCGGCATGTGCCCGGGTGGGTAATGCTCTTGGTGCAGGAGACACTGGCAGAGCACTCCTAACTAGCAAGATGTCCCTGACTCTTGCAG GTGGCATTGCAGTTGTAGAAGGCCTTGTCCTTGGCTCCATCAAAACAGTGATTGGCTTCGTCTTCACGTCAGATGA GAAGATCATAGGTCTGGTCTCACAGCTGATGAATGCTTACTGTTTCCTTCAGTTCTTTGATGGTCTCGTG TGTGTGTGCACAGGTATTTTCTTAGGCACAGGGAAACAGAAGATTCCAGCTGTGGCTAATTTCATTGGATACTACTGCATAGGGCTTTCTCTAAGTATCACGTTGACATTCGTTGCAAAACTAAGAGTGTTGG GTTTCTGGCTTGGACTGCttgtttgtgtcattttacaATCTACCTTCTACATTATTATCATCTTTAAGCTGAACTGGGAGCAAATCACCGAGAAG GCTGTGAAACGAGCTCAGAAAAATCCTTCGTTATTAGGAAGAGCTACCGTGACAGGCACTGTGGATAACAGCACCCAAGATCAAACATCAAGTAAT CTGATGGATGGCTATATATCTGTGAGCACTGAGTGCCAAGATAGGGGCACTGTGGTGCAGGATCGAGATGTGACACAGAAGCTGAAGGGCAGCCGCCTCTCCATCACCCAACTGATCCTCAGGCGAGGCCTCATTATGTTTGCTGCAGTTGCACTTCTTGCTTTGGGAGCAGGTGTTCACTTCCTTGTGCCTTTGCCCGAGACCAACTCTACTGTTGACTCGATCAACACTACATATACTCCTGATCAAATTTTCTCCACCATGTTGGTGCCAGATGAAGAGTCAGAATGA
- the LOC100690984 gene encoding multidrug and toxin extrusion protein 1 — MTDRMDASVEKPSGPADMEVSSDKLFCCRGVRNKVPLTYREELYHILRMTGPLLLSRILNYMLPFVVTMFCGRLGNDVMAGYGLASATINVSTAATGTGLALACDTLVSQTFGGKNLLRVGVILQRGIIILLLFCLPCWGLLINAEAILLCLGQDPEVARIAQLYITAFLPAVPAMFLHHLQVSYLQNQGIILPQMYTAALANLANVVTNYIFLYWLDLGVGGSAAAHTLAWIYICAFLFVYIWWKKLHVSTWGGWSAESLQEWGSYMKLAIPSTLMTCFEWWVYEFGGFFAGMLGEDELAAQHAVIMVAFITYMFPLGVQAAACARVGNALGAGDTDRAILSAKMSLALAGSFAVVEGLFLGATKTVIGFIFTSDEKIVALVSQLMNAYCFLQFFDGLVCVCTGIFLGTGKQKIPAVANLIGYYCTGLSLSITLMFVVKLGVLGFWLGLLICVVLQSTFYIIVIFKLNWKRMTDEAVKRAQKKTYMTALGTDVVSDVGQTSSNGNSVDGYTPVSTKCQATQGEHVDHDPKSSHLSITQLIIRRGLTMFAAVGLLAVGVGVYFLVPLPETLPANSTMDWINSTDTPDQIFTGVLVTLEEMA, encoded by the exons ATGACAGACAGGATGGATGCTTCAGTGGAAAAACCGTCTGGTCCTGCAGACATGGAGGTTTCCAGTGACAAGCTTTTCTGCTGCAGGGGGGTTCGCAACAAGGTCCCTCTGACCTACAGAGAGGAACTGTATCACATCCTGAGGATGACGGGGCCTCTG CTGCTGTCCCGAATCCTCAATTACATGCTTCCGTTTGTGGTTACAATGTTCTGTGGCCGTCTGGGAAATGATGTGATGGCTGGCTATGGATTAGCTTCTGCT ACCATTAACGTGAGCACAGCAGCGACAGGCACTGGTCTGGCACTGGCGTGTGATACTTTGGTGTCTCAG ACCTTTGGTGGTAAGAACCTGCTGCGTGTGGGAGTGATCCTTCAGCGAGGCATCATTATCCTGCTATTGTTCTGTCTCCCCTGCTGGGGTCTCCTCATTAATGCAGAGGCCATCCTCTTATGTCTGGGCCAGGACCCTGAGGTGGCCAG AATAGCTCAGCTGTATATTACAGCCTTCCTTCCTGCAGTGCCG GCAATGTTTCTACATCATCTTCAGGTGTCTTATCTACAGAACCAG GGAATAATATTGCCACAAATGtacactgctgctctggcaAACCTTGCAAACGTGGTGACAAACTACATCTTTCTTTACTGGCTGGATCTTGGTGTTGG TGGCTCTGCAGCAGCCCACACTCTAGCTTGGATTTACATCTGcgcttttctgtttgtgtacaTCTGGTGGAAGAAACTCCATGTATCAACATGGGGAG GCTGGTCTGCAGAATCACTGCAGGAGTGGGGCTCCTACATGAAGCTGGCCATTCCCAGTACCTTAATGACTTGTTTTGAGTGGTGGGTTTATGAGTTTGGAGGATTCTTTGCAG GAATGCTGGGTGAAGATGAGCTGGCAGCTCAACATGCTGTGATAATGGTGGCTTTCATTACTTACATG TTCCCTCTTGGTGTGCAAGCTGCAGCATGTGCCCGTGTGGGCAATGCTCTTGGGGCTGGAGACACCGACAGGGCGATTCTGTCAGCCAAGATGTCACTGGCTCTTGCAG GTAGTTTTGCAGTTGTTGAAGGCCTCTTCCTGGGTGCTACTAAAACAGTTATTGGATTCATCTTCACATCTGATGA AAAAATCGTAGCTCTGGTGTCACAGCTGATGAACGCTTATTGTTTCCTTCAATTTTTTGATGGCCTTGTG TGTGTGTGCACAGGCATCTTCTTGGGTACTGGCAAACAGAAGATACCAGCTGTGGCTAATCTCATTGGATACTACTGCACAGGGCTTTCATTGAGCATCACTCTGATGTTTGTTGTAAAACTAGGAGTGCTAG gttTTTGGCTTGGACTGCTCATTTGCGTCGTCTTACAGTCCACCTTTTACATCATTGTCATCTTCAAGCTGAACTGGAAGAGAATGACAGATGAG GCTGTGAAACGAGCTCAGAAAAAGACTTACATGACAGCATTAGGCACAGATGTTGTTTCAGACGTTGGCCAAACATCAAGTAATGGGAAC TCAGTAGATGGCTACACACCAGTGAGTACCAAGTGCCAAGCGACACAGGGCGAACACGTGGACCACGACCCGAAGAGCAGCCATCTCTCCATCACTCAGCTGATCATCAGGCGAGGCCTCACTATGTTTGCAGCAGTTGGACTTCTTGCTGTGGGAGTAGGTGTGTACTTCCTTGTGCCTTTGCCAGAGACGCTACCTGCAAACTCTACAATGGACTGGATCAATAGTACAGATACTCCTGATCAAATCTTCACCGGTGTGCTGGTCACATTAGAAGAGATGGCATAA